In a single window of the Arcobacter sp. CECT 8986 genome:
- the pckA gene encoding phosphoenolpyruvate carboxykinase (ATP): MPEIKNSLGLENVGKVYRNLDVDTLITHAVNNEGAKVSSTGALMIDTGIFTGRSPKDKFFVNQDPSNKYISWGEINQPVTKDVYEDLLVNSKKQLSNKDLYVTDVYCGASLDSRKSVRFITEVAWQAHFIQNMFIVPQTQEELDNFKPEFTIYNSCKTIDKSYVSHNLHSEVYVVFNVEENCAIIGGTWYAGEMKKGVFSMMNYWLPLEGKLSMHCSANIGKDGDTALFFGLSGTGKTTLSTDPNRALIGDDEHGWDDNGIFNFEGGCYAKVINLDKDSEPEIYNAIKKGAILENVVCDENGEVDYKDASKTENTRVSYPIEHIENHAPTMSGGHPSNIIFLCADAFGVLPPVAKLTRDQAMYYFLSGYTAKVAGTERGITEPVATFSSCFGEAFLPLNPTVYAELLGEKIDKHNVNVFLVNTGWTGGPYGIGSRMSIKNTRACINAILDGSINNSDFEVLPYFNLSIPKTLAGVDTEVLNPRNTWEDKQAYDEMAKKLAGMYIDNFKKYLTLESEFDFTAAGPQV, translated from the coding sequence ATGCCTGAAATTAAAAATTCACTTGGACTTGAAAACGTAGGAAAAGTGTACAGAAATCTAGATGTTGATACGTTAATTACTCATGCAGTAAATAATGAAGGTGCAAAAGTTTCATCAACTGGTGCACTGATGATTGATACTGGTATCTTTACTGGAAGAAGCCCTAAAGATAAATTTTTTGTAAATCAAGACCCATCAAATAAATATATTTCATGGGGTGAGATTAACCAACCTGTTACTAAAGATGTATATGAAGACTTACTTGTTAATTCAAAAAAACAACTAAGTAACAAAGATCTTTATGTAACTGATGTTTATTGTGGTGCTAGTTTAGATAGTAGAAAATCAGTAAGATTTATTACTGAAGTTGCGTGGCAAGCACATTTTATTCAAAATATGTTTATTGTTCCACAAACACAAGAAGAGTTAGATAATTTTAAACCAGAATTTACAATTTATAATTCTTGTAAAACAATTGACAAATCTTATGTAAGTCATAATTTACATTCTGAAGTTTATGTTGTTTTCAATGTAGAAGAAAATTGTGCAATTATTGGTGGAACATGGTATGCTGGTGAGATGAAAAAGGGAGTTTTCTCTATGATGAACTACTGGCTTCCATTAGAAGGAAAATTATCAATGCATTGTTCTGCAAATATTGGTAAAGATGGTGATACTGCACTATTCTTTGGACTTAGTGGAACAGGAAAAACAACACTTTCAACAGATCCAAATAGAGCTCTAATTGGTGATGATGAACATGGTTGGGATGATAATGGTATTTTCAACTTTGAGGGAGGTTGTTATGCTAAAGTTATCAACTTAGATAAAGACTCTGAACCAGAAATCTATAATGCAATCAAAAAAGGTGCTATTTTAGAAAACGTTGTTTGTGATGAAAATGGTGAAGTTGATTATAAAGATGCTAGTAAAACAGAGAATACTAGAGTTTCTTATCCAATTGAACATATTGAAAACCATGCACCAACAATGAGTGGTGGACATCCAAGCAATATTATTTTCTTATGTGCAGATGCATTTGGTGTTTTACCTCCAGTTGCAAAACTTACAAGAGATCAAGCTATGTATTATTTCTTAAGTGGTTATACTGCAAAAGTTGCAGGAACTGAAAGAGGAATTACTGAGCCTGTTGCTACATTCTCTTCTTGTTTTGGAGAAGCATTTTTACCTCTAAATCCTACAGTTTATGCTGAATTATTAGGTGAGAAAATAGACAAACACAATGTTAATGTATTCTTAGTTAACACTGGATGGACTGGTGGTCCTTATGGAATTGGTTCAAGAATGAGTATTAAAAATACAAGAGCTTGCATCAATGCTATTTTAGATGGTTCTATCAATAATTCAGATTTTGAAGTTTTACCATACTTTAATTTATCTATTCCAAAAACTTTAGCAGGAGTTGATACAGAAGTATTAAATCCTAGAAATACTTGGGAAGATAAACAAGCATATGATGAAATGGCAAAAAAATTAGCTGGAATGTATATTGATAATTTCAAAAAATATTTAACACTTGAAAGTGAATTTGATTTTACTGCGGCAGGTCCACAAGTATAA
- a CDS encoding sodium ion-translocating decarboxylase subunit beta has translation MKKSLFISIFVFLMSICSVNALANTDAHEVTNKVEQKSYEARTLTDLIQSFYKTTGLNAIVNPKDGVKDSHGNNMTLFAQSGGRVIMIIICFLLFYLAIKKGFEPLLLLPIGFGGILANIPIANIAGPHGMLGIIYDMGISNEFFPLLIFMGVGAMTDFGPLLANPKTALLGGAAQFGIFGSLVGAVILSQFVPGIDFTLQQSAAISIIGGADGPTSIFIASALAPELLGAIAVAAYSYMALVPVIQPPIMKALTTEQERKIKMTSMRKVSKLEKIVFPLVVLVLTLLILPDASPLIGALCFGNFAKESGVVERLSDTMQNSLINIVTIFLGLGVGSKLAAEQFLVAETMGIMVIGLVAFAAGTAAGLIMAKLMNKFSSKDNQINPLIGAAGVSAVPMAARVVSKVGQKEDPSNILLMHAMGPNVAGVIGSAVAAGVLLSIFK, from the coding sequence ATGAAGAAAAGTCTATTTATTTCAATATTTGTTTTTCTTATGAGTATTTGCAGTGTTAATGCACTTGCAAATACTGATGCACATGAAGTAACAAATAAAGTTGAACAAAAAAGTTATGAAGCAAGGACGTTAACAGACCTTATTCAATCTTTTTATAAAACTACAGGTCTAAATGCAATAGTTAATCCAAAAGATGGTGTAAAAGATTCACATGGAAATAATATGACTCTATTCGCTCAAAGCGGTGGTAGAGTTATTATGATTATTATTTGTTTCTTACTATTTTATTTAGCAATCAAAAAAGGTTTCGAACCTCTATTATTATTACCTATTGGATTTGGTGGTATTCTAGCAAATATTCCTATCGCGAATATTGCAGGTCCTCATGGAATGCTAGGTATTATTTATGATATGGGGATTTCAAACGAATTCTTCCCACTTCTTATTTTTATGGGTGTAGGAGCTATGACAGACTTTGGTCCTTTATTAGCAAATCCTAAAACTGCACTTCTTGGTGGTGCTGCACAATTTGGTATTTTCGGTTCTTTAGTAGGTGCTGTTATACTTTCTCAATTTGTACCAGGAATTGATTTTACATTACAACAATCAGCAGCTATTTCAATTATCGGTGGTGCTGATGGACCAACATCAATCTTTATTGCTTCTGCTTTAGCTCCTGAATTATTAGGTGCAATTGCTGTTGCTGCTTATTCATATATGGCGTTAGTACCAGTAATTCAACCTCCAATTATGAAAGCTTTAACAACAGAGCAAGAAAGAAAAATCAAAATGACTTCTATGAGAAAAGTTTCTAAATTAGAAAAAATTGTTTTCCCATTAGTTGTTTTAGTGTTAACTTTACTAATTTTACCAGATGCTTCTCCTCTTATTGGAGCGCTTTGTTTTGGTAATTTTGCTAAAGAATCAGGAGTTGTTGAGAGACTTTCTGATACAATGCAGAATTCATTAATAAACATAGTTACAATTTTCTTAGGACTTGGTGTGGGTTCTAAGTTAGCAGCAGAACAATTTCTTGTTGCAGAGACTATGGGAATAATGGTAATTGGATTAGTTGCGTTCGCTGCGGGAACAGCTGCAGGATTAATTATGGCTAAACTAATGAATAAATTTAGTTCAAAAGATAATCAAATTAACCCACTAATTGGTGCTGCTGGAGTTTCTGCTGTACCGATGGCAGCAAGAGTTGTTAGTAAAGTTGGTCAAAAAGAAGACCCTTCAAATATTTTACTAATGCATGCAATGGGACCAAATGTTGCTGGTGTAATCGGTTCTGCGGTTGCTGCTGGTGTACTTTTATCAATTTTTAAATAA
- a CDS encoding bifunctional 3,4-dihydroxy-2-butanone 4-phosphate synthase/GTP cyclohydrolase II codes for MSATKRVEEAIEEIRKGNMVIMLDDEDRENEGDLVYAAALSTPDKVNFMASHAKGLICVSVTKETANKLELNPMVESNTSSYETAFTVSVDAVDAATGISAGERDDTIKILANPVSKAQQLVRPGHIFPLIAKDGGVLVRTGHTEGSLDLCKLAGFNGEAVICEIMKDDGTMARRDDLDKFAKKHKLKQIYISDLVEYRLSHEKLVEEVHSEQTKFFNSSVIKKDFKDHLGNIHTAIIFKELEDVSHVKFHTVIPDIELFMNSDKINSMLKTINFLESKGGILIFLSDGKSRKESQKDYGIGAQILNSLNIKKVKLMTSGGKHSFVGLQGFGLEIQEEIQIEG; via the coding sequence ATGTCAGCAACAAAAAGAGTAGAAGAAGCAATAGAAGAGATAAGAAAAGGTAACATGGTTATCATGTTAGATGATGAAGATAGAGAAAATGAAGGAGATTTAGTTTATGCAGCTGCATTGAGTACTCCTGATAAAGTAAACTTTATGGCATCTCATGCAAAAGGTTTAATTTGTGTATCTGTAACAAAAGAAACAGCAAATAAACTTGAATTAAATCCTATGGTTGAATCAAACACTTCATCTTATGAAACAGCTTTTACAGTATCAGTAGATGCAGTAGATGCAGCAACAGGAATTAGTGCAGGGGAGAGAGATGATACAATTAAAATATTAGCAAATCCAGTATCAAAAGCTCAACAATTAGTAAGACCTGGACATATTTTTCCATTGATTGCAAAAGATGGAGGAGTTTTGGTAAGAACAGGACATACAGAAGGAAGTTTAGATTTATGTAAATTAGCAGGCTTTAATGGGGAAGCTGTAATTTGTGAAATCATGAAAGATGATGGAACAATGGCAAGAAGAGATGATTTAGATAAATTTGCAAAAAAACACAAACTAAAACAAATATACATATCTGATTTAGTAGAGTATAGACTTTCTCATGAAAAATTAGTAGAAGAGGTTCATTCTGAACAAACTAAATTTTTTAATTCTAGTGTAATTAAAAAAGATTTTAAAGACCATTTAGGAAATATTCATACTGCAATTATTTTTAAAGAATTAGAAGATGTTTCTCATGTTAAATTTCATACAGTAATTCCTGATATTGAACTTTTCATGAATAGTGATAAAATAAATTCAATGTTAAAAACTATCAATTTCTTAGAATCTAAAGGTGGTATTTTAATTTTCTTAAGTGATGGGAAATCAAGAAAAGAATCACAAAAAGATTATGGTATTGGTGCACAAATTTTAAATAGTTTAAATATCAAAAAAGTAAAACTTATGACAAGTGGTGGAAAACATTCATTTGTAGGTTTACAAGGTTTTGGATTAGAAATACAAGAAGAGATTCAAATAGAAGGGTAA
- a CDS encoding biotin/lipoyl-containing protein, whose translation MAKKHIDVMDTTFRDGFQSVFGGRVLMEDFFPAVEAAKDAGITHFEFGGGARFQSLFFYLRENAFDMMDKFRELVGPEANLQTLARGINTVMLDTGSRELVDMHAKMFAKHGVTTIRNFDALNDVQNLEYSAECIKKYGLNHEVVVTLMDLPPGCVGAHDVAFYEKTLRNILDSGIAYDSICFKDASGTSSPQKVFETIKMARKLVGKDTHIRLHTHETAGVSVACYLAALEGGADGIDLAASPVSGGTSQPDILTMLHAVKGKNYDFGLDVEKVLKYQEVLNNCLKDYFIPPEATQVSPLIPFSPMPGGALTANTQMMRDNGTLEKFPQVIKAMREVVEKGGYGTSVTPVSQFYWQQAYANVMFGPWKQIAPGYGKMVLGYFGKTPTEPDPEVVKLASEKLKLEPTTENPLDIADRDERKTMAFWEKRLKEEGLETSEENIFIAAACDEKGITFLKGDGPLNIRKTTKNDVCENDKVCEKGENKNMSNATGNYTVVVDGQKFNVTIAEGDADIQITPVAAQAKTESVAPAATSASGEEVPAAVNGTVWKVLVKEGEKVEKDQKIMILEAMKMEIDINAPVAGTISKILVSQSEAVDEGQPLAIIS comes from the coding sequence ATGGCGAAGAAACACATTGATGTCATGGATACTACTTTTAGAGATGGATTTCAATCTGTCTTTGGTGGTAGAGTTCTAATGGAGGATTTCTTTCCAGCAGTTGAAGCTGCGAAAGATGCTGGTATAACTCATTTTGAGTTTGGTGGAGGAGCAAGATTTCAATCTCTGTTCTTTTATTTAAGAGAAAATGCATTTGATATGATGGACAAATTTAGAGAACTAGTTGGTCCAGAAGCAAATCTTCAAACACTTGCAAGAGGAATAAACACTGTTATGCTTGACACAGGTTCTAGAGAACTTGTTGATATGCACGCAAAAATGTTTGCAAAACATGGTGTTACTACAATCAGAAATTTTGACGCTTTAAATGATGTACAAAACTTAGAGTATTCTGCAGAATGTATTAAAAAATATGGATTAAATCACGAAGTTGTTGTTACATTAATGGACTTACCTCCAGGATGCGTTGGAGCTCATGATGTTGCTTTTTATGAAAAAACTTTAAGAAATATTCTTGATAGCGGTATTGCATATGATTCAATCTGTTTTAAAGACGCTTCAGGAACAAGTTCTCCACAAAAAGTTTTTGAAACTATTAAAATGGCAAGAAAACTAGTTGGAAAAGATACTCACATTAGATTACATACTCACGAAACAGCTGGTGTTTCTGTTGCTTGTTATTTAGCAGCACTTGAAGGTGGTGCAGATGGTATTGACTTAGCTGCAAGTCCTGTAAGTGGTGGTACTTCACAACCAGATATTCTTACTATGCTTCATGCAGTAAAAGGGAAAAATTATGATTTTGGTCTTGATGTAGAAAAAGTATTAAAATATCAAGAAGTATTAAACAACTGCTTAAAAGACTATTTCATTCCACCAGAAGCTACACAAGTTTCACCATTAATTCCTTTCTCACCAATGCCAGGTGGAGCATTAACAGCAAATACGCAAATGATGAGAGATAACGGGACTTTAGAAAAATTCCCTCAAGTTATTAAAGCTATGAGAGAGGTTGTAGAAAAAGGTGGTTATGGTACATCTGTAACTCCAGTTTCACAATTTTATTGGCAACAAGCTTACGCAAACGTTATGTTTGGACCTTGGAAACAAATTGCTCCTGGATATGGGAAAATGGTATTAGGATACTTTGGTAAAACTCCTACAGAACCAGATCCAGAAGTTGTTAAATTAGCTTCTGAAAAATTAAAATTAGAACCTACTACTGAAAATCCTTTAGATATTGCAGATAGAGATGAGAGAAAAACTATGGCATTCTGGGAGAAAAGGTTAAAAGAAGAAGGTTTAGAAACTTCAGAAGAAAATATTTTCATTGCAGCTGCTTGTGATGAAAAAGGTATTACATTCTTAAAAGGCGATGGTCCTTTAAATATTAGAAAAACTACAAAAAATGATGTTTGTGAAAATGATAAAGTATGTGAAAAGGGAGAAAATAAAAATATGAGTAATGCAACTGGTAATTATACTGTAGTAGTTGATGGACAAAAATTCAATGTAACAATAGCAGAAGGTGATGCGGATATCCAAATAACACCTGTAGCTGCACAAGCTAAAACTGAATCTGTAGCACCTGCTGCAACTTCAGCATCTGGTGAAGAAGTTCCTGCAGCTGTAAATGGTACTGTTTGGAAAGTATTAGTAAAAGAAGGTGAAAAGGTTGAAAAAGATCAAAAAATCATGATTTTAGAAGCAATGAAAATGGAAATTGATATTAATGCACCAGTTGCAGGTACAATTTCTAAAATCTTAGTTTCTCAAAGTGAAGCTGTTGATGAAGGACAACCTTTAGCTATTATTAGCTAA